A stretch of Paenibacillus mucilaginosus 3016 DNA encodes these proteins:
- a CDS encoding response regulator transcription factor yields the protein MITILLVDDDNHIRELMKLSLREEGYRLIEAGDGQAALHCLEEVQVHLVVLDVMMPRMDGFELCRQIRRKYNDLPVLMVTAKGETGDKVEGFQLGADDYLVKPFDPRELIMRVKSLLRRYKLAGSDRIQLGRVELDKKGYEVIRGQEHLTLPLKEFELLHMLASHPNQILTRNQLIEGIWGLDYEGDDRTVDVHIKRLRERFKGEEEGFVIKTIRGLGYKLEVKA from the coding sequence GTGATCACGATTCTGTTAGTAGACGACGACAACCATATCCGCGAACTGATGAAGCTCAGCCTGCGGGAAGAGGGCTACCGCCTGATCGAAGCGGGCGACGGACAAGCCGCGCTCCACTGTCTGGAAGAGGTGCAGGTGCACCTGGTCGTGCTTGACGTCATGATGCCCCGCATGGACGGGTTCGAGCTGTGCCGGCAGATCCGCCGCAAATATAACGACCTGCCCGTGCTGATGGTGACGGCCAAAGGAGAGACGGGAGACAAGGTCGAAGGCTTCCAGCTCGGCGCCGACGATTATCTCGTCAAGCCGTTCGATCCGCGGGAGCTCATCATGCGGGTCAAGTCGCTCCTGAGGCGCTATAAGCTCGCCGGGTCCGACCGCATTCAGCTGGGAAGGGTCGAGCTCGACAAGAAGGGTTATGAAGTGATCCGCGGGCAGGAGCATCTGACGCTGCCGCTCAAGGAGTTCGAGCTGCTTCACATGCTGGCAAGTCACCCTAACCAGATCCTCACCCGCAATCAGCTCATCGAGGGGATCTGGGGGCTGGACTACGAGGGGGACGACCGCACCGTGGATGTGCATATCAAGCGGCTTAGGGAGCGCTTCAAGGGGGAAGAGGAAGGCTTCGTGATCAAAACGATCCGCGGCCTCGGGTACAAGCTTGAGGTCAAGGCATGA